One genomic segment of Ictidomys tridecemlineatus isolate mIctTri1 chromosome Y, mIctTri1.hap1, whole genome shotgun sequence includes these proteins:
- the LOC144371934 gene encoding uncharacterized protein LOC144371934: protein MLLQTGDGPFKCTVRGKVIRHSSDIQRHKETHTGWQPYVYQQCGEASSSPTGVPRHMRTHSERQRFQCEVCGKAFCFSSLLRRHERTHAGEKVHKCKGGGQTCISYTSLQRHRITHMGNEGFKCKVCGKDFAYPSLLRTHQRTHTGEKPYECKQCGKAFTQSSGLHSHEKIHTGEKPYECKQCGKAFARSCQLHIHGRIHIREKPYECPQCGKAFAIASGLQIHERTHTGEKPYECKQCGKAFTQSSNLHSHKKTHTGEKPYVCKQCGKAFTQSSNLHTHEKTHTGEKPYACKQCGKAFTTSSSLQIHGRLHTGEKPYECKQCGKAFTTFNYLQSHEKTHSGEKPYKCEQCGKAFSTSSNLQIHGRRHTREKCSECQQCGKVFTTASGLQIHERTHTGEKPYECKQCGKAFTQSSNLHLHEKIHTGEKPYDCKQCGKAFATSSYLQIHGRMHTGEKPYECKQCGKAFAISSHLHAHEKTHTGQKPYECKQCGKAFSRSSYLQIHGRMHTGEKPYECKQCGKAFATSPTLHRHERIHTREMCYE, encoded by the coding sequence atgttaTTACAAACTGGAGATGGACCTTTTAAATGTACAGTACGTGGGAAAGTCATCCGTCATTCCAGTGACATTCAAAGGCATAAAGAAACTCATACTGGGTGGCAACCCTATGTATATCAGCAATGTGGTGAAGCCTCGTCTTCTCCCACGGGTGTTCCAAGACACATGAGAACACACAGTGAACGTCAACGTTTTCAAtgtgaggtatgtgggaaagccttttgtttctcctctttattaagaagacatgaaagaactcatgcTGGAGAGAAAGTGCATAAATGTAAAGGAGGTGGTCAGACCTGTATTTCATACACAAGTCTTCAAAGGCACAGGATCACACACATGGGGAATGAAGGTTTCAAAtgtaaggtatgtgggaaagactttgctTATCCCAGTTTACTTAGAACACATCagagaacacatactggagagaagccctatgaatgtaagcagtgtggaaaagccttcactcagtcctctggccttcactcacatgaaaaaattcatactggagagaagccctatgaatgtaagcagtgtggcaaagcctttgctagatcttgtCAGCTTCATATACATGGAAGaatacatatcagagaaaagccctatgaatgtccacaatgtggaaaagcctttgctattGCCTCtggccttcagatacatgaacgaactcatactggagagaagccatatgaatgtaagcagtgtgggaaagccttcactcagtcctctaaccttcactcacataaaaaaactcatactggagagaagccctatgtatgtaagcagtgtggcaaagccttcactcagtcctctaaccttcacacacatgaaaaaactcatactggagagaagccctatgcatgtaagcagtgtggcaaagcctttactaCATCCAGTtctcttcagattcatggaagactACATACTGGcgaaaagccctatgaatgtaagcagtgtggcaaagcctttactaCATTCAATTACCTTCagtcacatgaaaaaactcattctggggagaagccctataaatgtgagcagtgtggaaaagccttttctacatctagtaaccttcagattcatggaagaagacatactagagagaaatgctctgaatgtcaacaatgtggaaaagtcttcactacTGCCTCtggccttcagatacatgaacgaactcatacgggagagaagccatatgaatgtaagcagtgtgggaaagccttcactcagtcctctaaccttcacttacatgaaaaaattcatactggagagaagccctatgattgtaagcagtgtggcaaagcctttgctacgtccagttaccttcagattcatggaagaatgcacactggagagaagccatatgaatgtaagcagtgtggcaaagcctttgctatatCCAGTCACCTTCAtgcacatgaaaaaactcatactggacagaagccttatgaatgtaagcagtgtggcaaagccttttctagatccagttaccttcagattcatggaagaatgcacactggagagaagccctatgaatgtaagcagtgtggcaaagcctttgctacatcccctacgcttcacagacatgaaagaatACATACCAGAGAAATGTGCTATGAATAA